The Siniperca chuatsi isolate FFG_IHB_CAS linkage group LG9, ASM2008510v1, whole genome shotgun sequence genome includes a region encoding these proteins:
- the LOC122882298 gene encoding cortexin-3, with the protein MDVPRMAEGLFSSTLSSSGGGHHVPSYLTLEQKAAFVFVLLLFIFLALLIVRCFRILLDPYRSMPSSNWTDHTEKDTFDYRIV; encoded by the coding sequence ATGGATGTGCCCAGGATGGCTGAGGGCCTCTTCAGCAGCACGCTGTCCTCGTCGGGCGGCGGCCATCATGTGCCTTCCTACCTGACGCTGGAGCAGAAGGCAGCATTTGTCTTCGtgctgctgctcttcatctTCCTGGCCCTGCTCATCGTGCGTTGTTTCCGCATCCTGCTGGACCCATACCGCAGCATGCCCTCATCCAACTGGACAGACCACACAGAGAAGGACACGTTCGATTACCGCATCGTCTGA
- the LOC122882301 gene encoding GA-binding protein subunit beta-2-like isoform X1 produces the protein MSLVYLGQQLLEAARAGQDDDVKALMANGAPFTTDWLGSSPLHLAAQYGHHSTAKVLLRAGVSRDARTKVDKTPLHMAASEGHSIVVDLLVQGRCASVQNGADINAKDMLKMTALHWAAQHGHREVAELLLRYGADIHCLSKFDKTPFDIAMDTSDTELMILLQDGMQNQVNINPGSHYIIPAGGLVNLSELITTTKTTAGKSEDAVAAESVQTTIQHVVGDSGQRVITIVTDQHGNLQPAALGQQFIVTLQGQQIVALPASAIEEEVVVEEPQQPTPTRKRKTDPAANHSNVKDKKFKESREQLERQLQEAKLKAQEYQQQLLQKEQEAEQYRLKLEQAIATSNNGIDNAITAATVNSATVKQEEEVQVEEQLETEEVKEGEMKDTEEEVISKLPEDATFVNEGELDVEADGTDETRTSSPCRRGRGRGRH, from the exons ATGTCACTGGTGTATCTTggtcagcagctgctggaggcaGCGCGAGCTGGACAGGATGATGATGTCAAAGCTCTGATGGCCAATGGGGCTCCTTTCACCACAGACTGG cTGGGCTCGTCGCCGCTGCATCTCGCAGCCCAGTACGGTCATCACTCCACCGCCAAGGTGCTGCTGCGTGCCGGCGTCAGCAGGGACGCCCGAACCAAGGTGGACAAGACCCCTCTTCACATGGCCGCCTCAGAGGGTCACTCCATCGTAGTGGACCTGTTAgtgcag GGGCGCTGTGCATCTGTGCAGAACGGCGCCGACATCAACgccaaagacatgctgaagatGACTGCGCTGCACTGGGCAGCTCAGCATGGCCACAGGGAGGTGGCCGAGCTCCTGCTGAGGTACGGAGCAGACATCCACTGCCTCAGCAAGTTCGACAAGACGCCCTTCGACATCGCCATGGATACCAGCGACACTGAGCTGATGATACTGTTACAG gaCGGCATGCAGAACCAGGTAAACATCAACCCAGGGTCCCATTACATCATCCCTGCTGGTGGGCTGGTCAACCTCTCAGAGCTGATCACCACCACCAAGACCACTGCAG GCAAGTCAGAGGACGCCGTGGCTGCCGAGTCGGTGCAAACAACCATTCAGCATGTGGTGGGCGACAGTGGGCAGAGGGTCATTACCATAGTGACGGACCAACATGGCAACCTGCAGCCAGCGGCCCTGGGCCAGCAGTTCATCGTCACCCTGCAGGGGCAGCAGA TCGTGGCTTTGCCAGCCAGCGCAATCGAAGAGGAGGTGGTGGTAGAGGAGCCTCAGCAGCCCACACCCACACGCAAGAGGAAGACAGACCCCGCAGCCAATCACAGTAATGTAAAAGACAAG aaGTTCAAAGAAAGTCGTGAGCAACTGGAGCGGCAGCTGCAGGAAGCCAAACTTAAGGCCCAGGAGTACCAGCAGCAGCTCCTACAGAAGGAGCAGGAGGCAGAGCAGTATCGCCTCAAACTGGAGCAGGCCATAGCCACCAGTAACAACGGCATCGACAACGCCATCACTGCAGCAACCGTTAACAGCGCTACagtgaagcaggaggaggaggtgcaggtaGAGGAGCAGCTAGAGACAGAAGAGGTGAAAGAAGGGGAGATGAAAGACACGGAGGAGGAAGTCATCAGTAAACTTCCAGAAGATGCAACTTTTGTGAATGAGGGTGAGCTGGACGTGGAGGCTGATGGTACAGATGAAACACGCACGTCTTCCCCCTGTCGGCGAGGCCGTGGGAGAGGCAGACACTAG
- the LOC122882301 gene encoding GA-binding protein subunit beta-2-like isoform X2: protein MSLVYLGQQLLEAARAGQDDDVKALMANGAPFTTDWLGSSPLHLAAQYGHHSTAKVLLRAGVSRDARTKVDKTPLHMAASEGHSIVVDLLVQNGADINAKDMLKMTALHWAAQHGHREVAELLLRYGADIHCLSKFDKTPFDIAMDTSDTELMILLQDGMQNQVNINPGSHYIIPAGGLVNLSELITTTKTTAGKSEDAVAAESVQTTIQHVVGDSGQRVITIVTDQHGNLQPAALGQQFIVTLQGQQIVALPASAIEEEVVVEEPQQPTPTRKRKTDPAANHSNVKDKKFKESREQLERQLQEAKLKAQEYQQQLLQKEQEAEQYRLKLEQAIATSNNGIDNAITAATVNSATVKQEEEVQVEEQLETEEVKEGEMKDTEEEVISKLPEDATFVNEGELDVEADGTDETRTSSPCRRGRGRGRH, encoded by the exons ATGTCACTGGTGTATCTTggtcagcagctgctggaggcaGCGCGAGCTGGACAGGATGATGATGTCAAAGCTCTGATGGCCAATGGGGCTCCTTTCACCACAGACTGG cTGGGCTCGTCGCCGCTGCATCTCGCAGCCCAGTACGGTCATCACTCCACCGCCAAGGTGCTGCTGCGTGCCGGCGTCAGCAGGGACGCCCGAACCAAGGTGGACAAGACCCCTCTTCACATGGCCGCCTCAGAGGGTCACTCCATCGTAGTGGACCTGTTAgtgcag AACGGCGCCGACATCAACgccaaagacatgctgaagatGACTGCGCTGCACTGGGCAGCTCAGCATGGCCACAGGGAGGTGGCCGAGCTCCTGCTGAGGTACGGAGCAGACATCCACTGCCTCAGCAAGTTCGACAAGACGCCCTTCGACATCGCCATGGATACCAGCGACACTGAGCTGATGATACTGTTACAG gaCGGCATGCAGAACCAGGTAAACATCAACCCAGGGTCCCATTACATCATCCCTGCTGGTGGGCTGGTCAACCTCTCAGAGCTGATCACCACCACCAAGACCACTGCAG GCAAGTCAGAGGACGCCGTGGCTGCCGAGTCGGTGCAAACAACCATTCAGCATGTGGTGGGCGACAGTGGGCAGAGGGTCATTACCATAGTGACGGACCAACATGGCAACCTGCAGCCAGCGGCCCTGGGCCAGCAGTTCATCGTCACCCTGCAGGGGCAGCAGA TCGTGGCTTTGCCAGCCAGCGCAATCGAAGAGGAGGTGGTGGTAGAGGAGCCTCAGCAGCCCACACCCACACGCAAGAGGAAGACAGACCCCGCAGCCAATCACAGTAATGTAAAAGACAAG aaGTTCAAAGAAAGTCGTGAGCAACTGGAGCGGCAGCTGCAGGAAGCCAAACTTAAGGCCCAGGAGTACCAGCAGCAGCTCCTACAGAAGGAGCAGGAGGCAGAGCAGTATCGCCTCAAACTGGAGCAGGCCATAGCCACCAGTAACAACGGCATCGACAACGCCATCACTGCAGCAACCGTTAACAGCGCTACagtgaagcaggaggaggaggtgcaggtaGAGGAGCAGCTAGAGACAGAAGAGGTGAAAGAAGGGGAGATGAAAGACACGGAGGAGGAAGTCATCAGTAAACTTCCAGAAGATGCAACTTTTGTGAATGAGGGTGAGCTGGACGTGGAGGCTGATGGTACAGATGAAACACGCACGTCTTCCCCCTGTCGGCGAGGCCGTGGGAGAGGCAGACACTAG